The following coding sequences are from one Triticum dicoccoides isolate Atlit2015 ecotype Zavitan chromosome 4A, WEW_v2.0, whole genome shotgun sequence window:
- the LOC119286582 gene encoding la-related protein 6B-like has translation MSQQDPAAAGEELPGGLSRSSSASRLNAQAPEFVPRVAAPPPPPVQPVIHVFAAPPPPPPASFFAAGPPPPPPRPPFEFYAAVGAAGPGFVAVPEHEMGPEQAVPPPPPPAQAHQQGRELTTDDVLHKITKQVEYYFSDINLATTEHLMRFISKDPEGYVPMSVVASFKKIKALVQSSSMLASALRTSSKLVVSEDGNRVKRVQPFTESDLEELQARIVVAENLPDDHCYQNLMKIFSSVGSVKTIRTCYPQTPNGSGPVTNRSAKLDMLFANKLHAFVEYETIEDAEKAIVVLNDERNWRSGLRVRLLNSCMAKGGKGKKGGHETDVHGEEDVSTSDQPNDKHSEETSQPSDAIGEHVSEESTGDAGRGRGRGRGRGGRGRGRGYHNNHNNNQYHHNNHPQQQHHHQNSNNQGNNNRSGAHPVGTPPSSHPVKAEQQQTQSSPPAGANKQLPGPRMPDGTRGFSMGRGMPQTSSPSISTSEP, from the exons aTGTCGCAGCAGGATCCGGCTGCGGCCGGGGAGGAGCTGCCGGGGGGCCTCTCGCGGAGCAGCTCCGCCAGCCGGCTCAACGCGCAGGCGCCGGAGTTCGTGCCGCGTGTCgcggcgccgccgcccccgccggtgCAGCCCGTGATCCACGTCTTcgccgcgccgcccccgccgccgcccgcgtcctTCTTCGCCGCgggcccgcccccgcccccgccccggcCGCCGTTCGAGTTTTACGCGGCGGTCGGTGCTGCTGGCCCGGGCTTCGTTGCCGTGCCCGAGCATGAGATGGGGCCCGAGCAAgcggtgccgccgccgccaccgccggcccagGCACACCAGCAGGGGAGAGAGCTGACCACAGACGACGTGCTGCACAAGATCACCAAGCAG GTGGAGTATTACTTCAGTGATATAAACCTGGCCACTACAGAACATTTGATGAGGTTTATTTCTAAGGATCCTGAAGGATATG TACCGATGTCAGTTGTTGCTTCCTTTAAGAAAATTAAGGCTCTGGTGCAAAGTAGTTCCATGCTTGCTTCAGCTCTTCGAACTTCATCAAAGCTT GTGGTTAGTGAAGATGGAAACAGAGTAAAGCGTGTACAGCCATTTACAGAATCAGATTTAGAGGAACTACAG GCCCGAATTGTTGTTGCAGAAAATCTTCCAGATGATCATTGTTACCAGAACCTTATGAAGATTTTCTCATCTGTTGGCAG TGTAAAGACAATCAGAACATGCTATCCTCAGACCCCAAATGGCAGTGGTCCAGTTACTAATAGATCTGCTAAACTAGATATGCTTTTTGCCAACAAG CTGCATGCTTTTGTTGAGTATGAGACTATTGAGGATGCTGAAAAAGCG ATTGTGGTGCTTAATGATGAGAGGAACTGGAGAAGCGGGCTTAGAGTTCGGTTGTTGAATTCTTGCATG GCTAAGGGAGGCAAAGGTAAGAAGGGTGGGCATGAAACTGATGTACATGGTGAGGAGGATGTTTCCACTTCTGATCAACCAAATGATAAACATTCAGAAGAAACATCTCAACCATCAGATGCAATAGGAGAGCATGTT TCCGAGGAGAGCACTGGAGATGCAGGCCGTGGGCGTGGCAGAGGCCGAGGGCGTGGAGGTAGAGGCAGAGGGCGTGGCTACCATAACAACCATAACAACAATCAATACCACCATAACAACCATCCgcagcagcagcaccaccaccaaAACAGCAACAATCAAGGTAACAACAACCGGAGTGGCGCCCATCCTGTCGGAACCCCGCCTTCCAGCCACCCAGTGAAGGCCGAGCAACAGCAGACACAGTCATCGCCTCCCGCAGGAGCGAACAAACAGCTTCCAGGGCCGCGTATGCCAGACGGCACCCGTGGGTTCTCAATGGGCAGAGGAATGCCGCAAACATCGTCGCCCAGCATATCGACTAGTGAACCTTGA